From the genome of Novosphingobium sp. P6W:
AGTTGGCAGCATGGAACGAGTGACCGGCAGGATGATGCGCTCAGCTTCAACATCTGCCGAGGCACCACGTCGCACCAGCCGTTGGGCAACGTCAATCGCGCTCGCAACGATACCTACCGCCGCTCGACCGCTTTTCGGGCTCAGGTCAATGGCTGCCCGATGCACGACCCTCGCAAACCACAGGATATCGCCGCCGAGTAATCGATGGCTCAGCCGGCGTCTTTCACAGTCGCCGGCTGAGCCGGAACACGGCTGTCGCGTCCGGTCGCTCTCGACCAGATGAGGCCACTGCACCTCGCTCGCCCGTTCAACTGCTGGACTGTTCCATGACTGACGAAAAAGACGGCACAGTCCATTAAGACGGTGCTGAAGGTGGGTGGGGCTCGCTACGCGGGATAGTCCAGACCGCCTGGCGCGAACGTCCGACCCCGGGTGCCTTGGATACGCTGAGGCGGCAGAACAAGGTAAAGGGCTTCATGTGCGTTTCTTGCGCATGGGGAAAGCCAGCCAAGCCGCATGCATTGGAATTTTGTGAAAACGGCGCAAAGGCCACGCTTTGGGAACTGACGAGCCGCCGCTGTACCCCCGAGTTCTTCGCCAATCACAAGGTCAGTGATCTTAGAACGTGGAAGGACTACGACCTCGAACAGCAGGGCCGCCTGACGCATCCGATGCGCTATGAGCGGCAAACCGATACTTACGTTCCATGTTCTTGGGAGGAAGCCTTCGCAGCGATCGGTAGCGAACTTAAGGCGATCGACCCGGGCTCGGCGGTGTTTTACGCCTCCGGACGCGCGAGCTTGGAAACCAGCTACCTATATGCTCTGTTTGCCAGGCTGTATGGTCACAACAACCTGCCCGACAGCTCCAACATGTGCCACGAGACGACTTCGGTGTCGTTGAAGAAGGTGATCGGATCTCCTGTCGGAACCTGTGTCCTGGCCGATTTCGATGTGTGCGATGCCATCTTTTTCTTTGGGCAGAATACCGGTTCCAACAGCCCACGCCTCCTTCACCCCTTGCAGGAGGCGGTCAAGCGCGGCGCGAAGATCGTCACGTTCAATCCTATCCGCGAAAAAGGTCTCGAGGAGTTCAAGAACCCCCAAAGCCCGGTGGAGATGCTCACGCCCAAGAAGACGGAGATTTCTACGCTCTACCTGCAAGTCAAGGCAGGAGGGGATATCGCGGCGATAATCGGACTGATCAAGCATGTCCTCGCTGCTGAGAAGGAACGGTGGCGCGACGACAAACAACACGTTCTCGATGTCGACTTCATTGCTCAGCACACTTCTGGCTTCGATGATCTGGTGGCCCACGTCGAAGCGACGAGCTGGGACGAGATCGAGCGCGAGAGCGGGCTCTCGCGTGAAGACCTTCGCGAAGCGGCCCAAATTTACATCGATGCGCCTCGCGCCATCGCCATGTTCGGCATGGGGCTGACCCAGCATGTCCACGGCTCGCAGAACATTGCCGCGCTCACCAATCTATGGTTGCTTAAAGGCAATGTCGGTCGCGAAGGCACTGGCATCTCACCCGTGCGCGGCCACTCAAATGTGCAGGGTCAGCGGACTGTGGGTATCTCGGAAAAACCGGACCTCGTGCCCCTCGACAGACTGGCCGAGCAGTTCGGGTTCGCGCCTCCGCGCGAGGAGGGCCTGAACACGGTCACGGCGTGCCATAAGGTCCTCTCCGGAGAAGTACGGGCGTTCATCGGCCTGGGCGGCAACTTCATCCGTGCCATCCCTGAGCGCGAAAAGATGGAGGAGGCCTGGACCAGGCTGCGCCTGACTGTGCAGATCGCTACTAAGCTGAACCGCAGCCATCTGGTGCACGGTGAGGTCGCCTATCTCCTGCCGTGCCTCGGGCGGTCCGAACAGGACGTGCAGCGCACCGGCCCGCAGGCTGTGACGATGGAAGATTCGCTTTCCTGCATCCACGGCTCGCTCGGCAAGAACGGGCCGGCGTCCGAACACTTGCGTTCGGAAGTCGCGATCGTCGCCGGCATGGCCAAGGCCACGCTGCCACCCAACCCCCAAGTGTATTGGGACGATTGGACGGACGACTACGCGAAGATCCGCGAGTGCATCGAGCACACCTATCCTGAGCAGTTCCGTGACTTCAACCAGCGCGTCTTTACCCCCGGCGGTTTCTACCGCGGCAATCCCGCACGTGAACGTATCTGGAAGACCCAAAGCAGCAAGGCGCAATTCACCGTTCCTACCGCGATGCGGTCAATCGGTTTCGCGGATTCACCAGGACGCTTTCGCCTCATGACGCTGCGCTCCAACGACCAGTTCAACACCACAATCTATGGCTATTCCGATCGTCTCCGCGGGATCGAGGGCACGCGCGATGTCGTGCTCATGAACCCCGAGGACATCGTTGCAGCGGGGCTTTGCGAAGGCCAGGTGATCGGGCTCATCGGGGATGCAGGCGACGGGGTCCATCGGCAGGTCGACGGGCTTACCGTTACTCCATTTCTTGTGCCGCGCGGCTGTATTGGGGCATACTATCCCGAGATGAACCCGCTCATCCCTTTGTGGTATCACGGCGAAGAATCGAAGACGCCCGCCTCCAAGGGCGTGCCGGTGCGCATCGTCGCAGCTTTCCCACCCAGACGGGAATGAAGCGCACGCTTCAGGGCATAGCGATTGCGCCCGCGCCACGTTCCCCCGATACGAGCGATCCTTGGCCTGCCTCCAGGCAGCATCGCCAGGATCTTCCTCTCAAGCAGCTAGCGCGTAAAGGCGACAATGCTCGAGATAGCCGCTTTCATGACGGCCGGCCAAAGACACCACACTTTCCCATAGCCATGACGGCGCATCAATCGAGGAACGGCGATCCGCGTCCAGATGCCGTGACCATTCCCGACGGGTCGTCTCGTCCATCTGCCGCGCATGTGCCTTGCCCACAACAAACGCGAGATATCGAGCAGCCTTCGCAGCTTGTTTTTCGCTGAATTGGCCGATTTCCAGCTTAAGGTCCTGAGGCGCCAGTTCCCGAATGAACAGCGATTTTCCCATCATCTCGACTGGTATCATTCGCTCTCCAAGATGTGGTGACAAGGCGCGCGCTGCCTGGAGCACCCGGTGTGCGTTGTCCGCAGGCATAGAGGCGTGAGGATAGGCCGGCGCAATCGGATCGACCGCCTCCTTTATGTCAACAAGTGCATAAACCGGACGGTTCCTGTCCCTTCTGATCTCTATCAACACTGCATAGCGCAAAAGCCCAAGCGAACTGCATCCCTTGAGCCAATAGGCGCCGTCAACCATCTGCACCGAACGGTCTTCGTCGTGTTTCTCGAAGGCTAGAATGCGCTCGGTTACTTCCGGGCGCTCAAAGAGTCGGCGCAGCGCTTGGTCTTCGTCTTTCGCTAGCGGCCAGAACTTGCGCCCCAGCGGAATCTTGGGAGTGTCGTCATCGAGCCTTTCGCGGGCAAGATGGCGCCACCGGCGTGCCCACGCCTTGCGGCGGATACTGCGGACGGCATTCGGCTCGTCGCCGGGGTCACCATCCCTTAAATCGTTCATGGCAGCAGCGTAGCCCTCGATCATTTCTTCCATCATTCGCGCGGTCGTGACACCGGGAAGATCCGAACCGCGCGCCGCTGTCGCAAGCGAGAGGCCTAACCGGATCAGGTCATGTGCCGGGTTGCCCACGACGGCCTGATCAAGATCACGTATCTGCACCGCGATACGCCCGTCGCCGCTCGCAATTGGCCCGAGGTTGCCAAGATGGCAGTCTCCGCAGATCCAGATTGCCGGTCCCTCGGGCACGCGATGCGACACCGCCAGCCATTCATAGAACTTCGCTGTATTCCCGCGAACATATGCGTGTGCCGATTTCGCCATTTTCAGCGTGCGAGTGGCATCCAGCGTCTGAGCGCGATCTGCGGGAATGGGTATCGGCATAAGGTAGCAGGCGTCCTCGAAAGTGATCATCGGCGTAACGATCGCCATCGAGTTTTGTAACGAAGCGTTTCCAGATAAATCCATCACCAAGGCGGACACCCTCCAGGAAATTGTTCGGTGGAACCCTCGGATCGCTCGGTAGCGTTGCTTGCTGCCACAGTCGGATGCTGCGCGCTGTCAAATCGGTTGGCACTGGT
Proteins encoded in this window:
- a CDS encoding DUF2252 family protein; the protein is MPIPIPADRAQTLDATRTLKMAKSAHAYVRGNTAKFYEWLAVSHRVPEGPAIWICGDCHLGNLGPIASGDGRIAVQIRDLDQAVVGNPAHDLIRLGLSLATAARGSDLPGVTTARMMEEMIEGYAAAMNDLRDGDPGDEPNAVRSIRRKAWARRWRHLARERLDDDTPKIPLGRKFWPLAKDEDQALRRLFERPEVTERILAFEKHDEDRSVQMVDGAYWLKGCSSLGLLRYAVLIEIRRDRNRPVYALVDIKEAVDPIAPAYPHASMPADNAHRVLQAARALSPHLGERMIPVEMMGKSLFIRELAPQDLKLEIGQFSEKQAAKAARYLAFVVGKAHARQMDETTRREWSRHLDADRRSSIDAPSWLWESVVSLAGRHESGYLEHCRLYALAA